The following is a genomic window from Homalodisca vitripennis isolate AUS2020 chromosome 5, UT_GWSS_2.1, whole genome shotgun sequence.
ACAGATGTTATTAAACTGTTTACTTAATGATAAATGCTGTAGTCTGAACATTAAATagtaataagattaaattataatcaGTCATTTACATGTTTTGAAGTGGGTACACCAACATGTGTTTGTGAGAGGGTGGGGAGGGAGATACTATAAGACTGGCCTCTGTTTACTTAATGGTAGGTAATACATGTAGCTAATGGGTTCCAGAGTTTCTCTAATTGTCTATATTCTTGGTCAGGTAAAATTAGCCTATTGCTCAAACTTCAGTCATTGTACAATGGTGCAAGATGATGTGTCCCCCATTCTACTTCTGTGTGTTTCACAGTTCTTCGGCAAACACTTGCTGGCATGGATTTAATATGGTGTATTCGGTTCTTggtaagtattattttgttttaattttaaactacgCCTTTCAGGATAACTTACTTTGGAACAGTGAAAGTGAGAAAATCCTCATTACTGCTCATTAAACAATTACAGACAGTCaaagttttaattaacattttagtcATATCCAAAATATTTCAGAACAAGATCTGTCTAGATCTTGTAAaaccaaagtaaaatattcacaacCACCTGACatgtattcaataatattttattgacagtCAGAAATTCTTAGTCTGTCAATCCaaatataattctgaaaattctaattgacacataaatatttatgttggaTTGAAAAACAGATAAAACTCAAGATGTAAATGTTGCCTATGCAACTATATTAGTATTTACCTAAGATACAGCcagacaagttttttttttttattatcaacttATAAACTGTGATTTGTTTTCAGAGGAAAAACGCTGTGACTTATGCTCAAGAAAATGATTAACTTTAAATTGTATGTTAAGTATTAAAGATAGGAACTAATAATCTTTTGTTCacttattaaactttttaacaacagccattaaaaatgtataaaatttattaatttaatatgtaattgtagTTTGGTTTCgtaatttaaaaacctttgtAGTTAAAAGtgtgtattaaaaaacattataacattatttataaataatattaatttctttcttcttcggCTGGCTGCACTGCCTGATTTGATGTTGATTTCTGAAACatgttaatttcaacaaattaatttaatacttttctacAGAATATAGTAATGCTTCGTTTCACAGGTTATAGTAAGATTTTTcatataatgaatgtaaataggcAAATGCTCATCAGGAAGCAGccttactattttaatttttaacatgtttactgGCGGTGAGCACTTAATAGTCCCAATAAAtgtaatatcaaatatattaacttaTCTTTTGGTATTGTGATTGTAATTCGTCTGCTACACTACAACAAATTATATCATTTGGGGGAAAGAGACAGATAGAAACTAAAACACACCCGAAATGTacgtaaaaaaatagaaaataagtttcatttgaagtttgttttgttatgagacaatatttaagattaaaaatcatATCTGAAGGttagaaaatgtttaacaatCAGAGGCAATGTTGCTGCTTCACAAATTGCCTCGCTATAGAAATTCAGTCCTATTTCGTGTATATCACTATGTAATAGCTGTACATGACACATCATTTATAAGCATCTCTATCTCTTAACTTTTATCAAACTTAAAATCAAAACaagttattaaacttttataatgatTTCaaccatttaaatacatttttagtgaaAGGTTATTctggtagtaaataaatgtttcaaattctttcttatatttaaaatatttattttgatttgataaatcACTTTtgattaatgtattaaattaattacttaccATAAGATCTTTCCAAAGCCTTTCTCTTTGAGTGGGAAACACGTAGACCCTTCCACTTCCAGGATAAATAAACTCTTCTTCTATAGGTCTCATTGCTTTTAGCCTGTTGTTTCACAACAATTGATTactatatatactttatttttaaattaaactgaaaattaggATAGAACTAGATAATGTTTCTTGTAAAGTAGCTGCCTAAAAATtgtctattatataataatataaaacattaattctgGATTTAATTAAATGATCAAACAAACCCTTTTTAAGTCTTCTCATAACAATTTTTCCTTATTCATTTTATACATCAAACAAAATGAATGTCCAAAGTAAAATGGCCTCCTGTTTGCTGCATTACCAGTGTTTTATGATTTATCAATAGagcaatatattacattaaatgaaTGATTCTAAAAGGAAGTCAATAAGCAGCAAAAACACACTATGGGAATTTGTTCATGCTAACTGGTAGTAAGTATAACTTACTAAAAGTCCTCAAGCCTAAGGGAGGTGCAAGAGGAGGGAAGGGTCTAAGGTCCCTTTTTTGGGTTTTCACTTACATCTCAGTAGGGGTTTGTCCAACAcaacttaaatatacaaaattaaagcttATAGAATTTCCTATATGTTTTGTTCTAacagtttcttttttatatatgttgCTTTTAATGATATAAGCTCATAAATTCACAATTTCGGAAAAACTCCTTATGGCaacatatattttccaaacatctGTCCTGAGTGCCTCACAAGTCTTCATTCCaaagaaaatttgtcaaaaagaagttgtggaaaataaaatttactttaacatgagttttattttatctttctagGCCTATTTGGATTTAATCAAAATTTAGAGcgtttcaaagattttttttactagagttaatatttttttcaggaaCTAGcacttagtaaaattttatattctgtatacTTTAAACTCTTTGTATATTATGATACTTAAACTTCAGTCTTATCAGAAGAGAATGGGGTTTATTGGGATTGACAGTAGGAAGAAAGAAGGAAATGAAGAgtcattcttaaataaaaaatcattcttattccaaattagttttcattttgtttgaaaatagtaaattgatctttatgagtttaaataaggTACAAATGTGGGAGATgataaaatcaaatgaaaaattcTTGACAAAATTGCTTAATTTCATGGGGctatgaatacaaaataataaaaaacttatgttGAAGTAAATTCTCTACAACTTTCTTTTTGACAAATAGTCAATGGAATGAAGACCTGAGGCATGGGAGAGATTTGGCAAAAATAGTGTTGTCATAAtgatttttagaaaattacaaatttaccaGAGATCAATTACGGTAAAAgatgtaataaaaaactataagaacaaaaatttatgaaattgcatcaattttagtttttatatatctaaatatatatgtacaatttttgtagGAGCAATCCCTACGGAGATATAAGCGAAAAACCAAACAAAGGGAGCTTTGACATCCACTTGCATCACCCCCACAATTGAGGACTTTTAGTATGTTATACTAACAGTTACCTCAAACAACTTCCCATAGTTGGTTTTCTGCTTATTGATTTTCCTTCTAGACTCCTCATTTGGCCATTTGTTGACTAGACTACTTAATACAATGCACACTTTAACACTTAAATTGCTAGACATTTCTAAATTCTAGGTTTACTgaagttattatttgtttaattttagtccagatttggtatttataattgatttaaaaccatttatgaGCTATAAATAGTGATAATTTATCAACATCCTGTGagttctattttataaatgttatttaactaataaacaaatattctaaaataatttataagttactTCTATCTATTGAATTTCAACAAAGTCAGGTAATTCATACAGTctcaacaattttaatattaaattttgtatttagtgCCAACTCACAATTCTTTTAAAGCCCCTTTTTCAAGGAActcattacataatttataaaatttaaagtaataaacaaaatgaacaaaagCTAAACAAAGAGCTGGATGGAGCAAAGAACATagatacagaaaaaatatatattttgcttgTTTTGATCCAATGAATTATCTACTAAAGCTTTTTATTGGAAGCTAATCCAtcttattatacaaaatttagagGTAGTATGTTGTTggctatattatacaaaattgcaATTATCATATTAATTCATAATGACTTGTTGAAACTTAATAATACTCAAgaagaattattattatgttaattgcTCCAAACCCAAATTTATAGCTTTATGTTTGCATAACTCTAGCTGTAACTACTGTACCAAATAGAGAGATTGACTTCATATGTTTAGATTACCTGACAACAAACAAACGATTGAATAGTTCAGATACAGGAACACAAGAGCCAATGTAAGTAATGGCTTGCTGTACTGACTGCAATTCTCTGCAACCATTAAGATTGCCATTCCATAAAGGGCGAATTTGTTCTGAATCTATCAATAATAACTTTGTCGTTTTGTTTTCCAAAACTCTGTGAACCCACTGAGAGAAAGAGGACCTGATGTACTCTTCTTCGTCATAAATATCAATAGCCTGAAACAGAAAGATTATTGCTTGTCATTAACTTTATTTCAactaaatacaacttttatttagaAGACCAGTTCACATTTATGGCAAACAAAGAAATTGTTGTGTCTCAAAATACGTTTCTTTTGGTAAAGACAGAGGCAATAATTTCTTGTAAGGTTAAGAACAACGctctttacttctttttttaacagtttaaaaacaacCAAACATTGCCTGTACTGAAAAGTTGTTTGGtaataaaggattttatttaattttaaagtataaaacttaaattaagatGGGCAGTACCATATTCTGAGATTTTAATTaaccatagtaaaaatatttttaggtttagaTACTGACTTTAACATATTAAAACCCAAATTATTAGACAATATTACACCATAGTAACTTGGTCACTATGGTGACCACCATATACACCGTGGTGGTGGTGTATACACTGTAGTATACACCTTGGTCACATCAGATACCCTGCAAATGGAGCAGTGAGCAGATATGGTAAAAATCTTGCATAGCATACAAAAGTATTGACGGTTTCTATGTGTACCTTTGACATAAGAAATGTCAGTAGCGCACCCCATCTTAAGGCCAATTTGGAGGCCCATACAAACCAATCTTTGTTTTTGCTTGATAATTTCTAGGTGAGAAATGTCCAGATAAGAAGTACATGTGATTCACAGagagattttaattattatttttgagtcacttttaaaaacatttttatactactTTTATTGTAACAGtgatagtttttaatgtttgtttgtttcttcCTAACCGACAGTAGTTAATTATTAGACAAAATTCTTTGTTATTACAGCTATCCTGAGTGCTGTAATGTGATAAATGATATTTCACTATGTATTAGTACTAAAAATTACCCTGGAAAACGACAAACCACCATTTTTTGCTCTATAGGTTAAGCCAATGTAAACTCACATGGCATTGCACTTTAGACTTGAAGCTAATTTATACATGGCTGGAAGAAAATCTCATTccttatttcaaatatataaggCCTATCCAAATCAATAAATCAATGGTAGctagtttattatgttaatttttaaagtacatattacatacgagtatatttaagattttcatacTAAATATCCAACAGTTATACAACAAtttagacatttattttataatttatacacttttatatcaatcaatcaattgaTTATGAGTATTATAACTGATATTAAAATAGTACAACAGGcctacattaattataaatataattcaaagctCTTAGACTTTTTGAACTCACATTCAGTCCTCTGAACCTTAAAAATGACTTGAGATCTAGTACTTCATCTTGAAATGGCTGTGTTCTGTCCATTACATACATGCATATTACTGTGATATTAGTGGATCCATCTTCAAGGTGTACTGAGTGTAGTTGTATAAATGATAGATGTTTTTGTCTAGGCCTCCTGTGGTTTGAACTGTGACATGCTGTAACAAAAGTGTAAActtgtttaagatatttttcacTATAAGCACAACAAATTTCATACAGTTCTTCAATGTTCAACAATAGTGTGCATCATTGCTGTTAAGATTGGCCACACTTTCTTtttttcacttaggacaagaagttgagAACTCTCTCaatgcacttagtcctaaaaaggtaCCTACCTTTGCAtatgcttctggagtgacaggatattcaggatggataagattgggggtaggggccacctcctttCAAGATCCGATGAGGAAAGATAGCAGGCACACTATAACTCATtgatgtcaccttggaagaaggggaggcctgTCCAGTCAAAGTGAGCATAGGACAGAACTCCCTTGTGTCCAGGCCTGCAACAACCTTTCATACTGAGGGAGCTCCGCCTACTCCAACAGTCAACCTCTGCAGTATACCAGACCTATTGATTTACCCTAGACCTGACCACACATAGTCAACTCAAATTCACTTTATAAACCGCATTTATTGATTCGTTGGCTAACCACAATCTTTTAATTGTTTGAGTAATGAATGTCTTGTCAGAATAAAGAGGTTCACTCGCTTTGTGACATTATTCAGGAGTTATTCACTTTCTGAATTACCCTATATTACATAATCTATACAATACTGTATCTCTCCACTTGCATtcagaaaattactttttaccaTGGTTtgttttcacatattttttatgCTGGTACTTATATTTAGaacttaataaactttttataaacagttatgaaaaacgttaaaaatttacTCTCTCTGCTTTATAAATatccaattatataa
Proteins encoded in this region:
- the LOC124362709 gene encoding uncharacterized protein LOC124362709; amino-acid sequence: MQFIGGSNCLMEDLHAECIKLKKSNASFQAYPQEKKIRLALTSPSQLQVPLNLALQHGECNISCEGGTRNKCKTFVDDFYWQNVSSSFYFDGSMVNLTSLHQYCVTATIGRCCHVFTKTILLEDYDHHNFSADNPKETFSASIAAAIVIIFTAITLATFVILYYIKACHSSNHRRPRQKHLSFIQLHSVHLEDGSTNITVICMYVMDRTQPFQDEVLDLKSFLRFRGLNAIDIYDEEEYIRSSFSQWVHRVLENKTTKLLLIDSEQIRPLWNGNLNGCRELQSVQQAITYIGSCVPVSELFNRLFVVRLKAMRPIEEEFIYPGSGRVYVFPTQRERLWKDLMKSTSNQAVQPAEEERN